AGATTCTGTTGATTACAAAACCAGAAAGTTAAAGCTATATTGAGGAGggaagcagattttttttaaaggacttGACAGATAAACTGGAATATGCATCAAATCTGGATGAAACCATCCCAAAAATCTTTGGCAAGATCAAAATCAGTAGCGCATTTTGTGGATGGAGTCAGATGATAGTCACAAGACCATTTTGAGGAGGCCCCTTCGGAAAAGGAACATGAATCttaaggcatatactgtatctacagtagtATGCTTGCACTTAGGTTAAAATGTATTGCATTTTCCCCAGTGCCATTTTGcaccgattaaaaaaaaagatgataaaAGCTGAACTTTGAGTGGTTTGAGGGGTGAAGGCTAAACAATGGAAAAAAGTTTAAGTGTTTTTATACCCTTAGATGTTGCTTTTGCAAAAATACCCTGGAGTTTAGAAGGAATAGATGTGTAAATTGATCTGCATAATGTGCATTGCTACGAACACTTGTAAAAAGCCCAGATTCACTTCTCCTCTGTTAGTTCTGCTATTTCTGTACTACCACTTACTGACAATACAGACCACAACACAGTGACAATAGGCGTATTACAGACATCTTTAACCAGAGAAATGTTTGATTGCAATTTCTCCCGATGCATCTGTCAAAACTATTACTAAGAACGTGTTCActgaattataaaaataaaaaaaaaactcaactgGCAAACTATTTGACCTGTTATCTATTAACTGGATTTTGGACAATGACACTGACCCTTAGATCAGCTGGATGTTGGCAAACATGAATCAAGTGCTTATTAGTGGAACTATTATTCAAGAATGTAGAATGTTGGGAGACCATGTAGATGAGAGAGGTCAAATTATGTGGAAATCATTCCCTCTTTCATAATGGGTTTGAGTGAAAGACAGGGGCCCTGTTTTGTGGGTACACAAAGATTGACCTTCCTCTCAGGCATGGGATAGACTTTCAACTTGTAGAAAAGTAAACTTAATGTTTAATATTActttaacagaaattaaaagtaTGTTTAGTATCGTACAGTAATGCACAACCCCTTATTGATGAAGATGCAATTTCATAATGCATTATTATAAAATCCTCCATGGAGAAACAAATTATAAGCGTAAATCTCATTTAACATACTCACCTTGCTTTTGAATCTCAACTTGTAAATCAAGTGGCCTTAAACAGGAGTAAAATTGAATGGAGGATTGATGCAACAGTAAAGCAAACTCATGAGTGCCCAGCCACTTATGAAATCCGAGGCATGGTCAACTAATGACAAAGCCCAAACTCCAATCAATAATGGCTGACATCAAAGACTCAACCTATCAGTAGAGCCACTCTAGAGCTACATTTGGAATAAGACCAGAGGCTGCACTGTCAGACAGACAAGATTTTCCATTTCCAGAACAACTTGCTGGGCTTACCCATTTTCTCATGCAAAGTCATAACTTCAAACATCCTCTGGTAAACAAGAGCCTGCTCCGCTGCAGCATCTGGGATCAGCTGAGTGCCTTGGGACTTGAACTGATTCTACACAGAGAAGCAAATACATCAATAATATAGCAACACGGGAACAGAGAAGCAACGAAGCATAACTTGAGCTTTGAAcaacaacagagaaaaacaaatgctcaaGCCACCAGCTTAGAAATCTTAGGATTTCTGACTGAAGTTCACTAAATCCACAAATATTAAATTGATACAGTGGTTGATTCTGATTTATCAGCACAGCAGCTTAAATCTCctaactttttttcttccaatttaAAGAAAACTTAAGCTCACAGTAGGGGCTACCTATCATAAAGTCAAATACTTGAGAGTGGCTTTACATTTGTCTGAGGCTTCATATCAATCCAATAAAAACCCACCATCAGGTGTTTTAGAATCCcatgtttgcatttttcttcCCTTATAGTTTAGTAGGTTTGCACTACAGatcttaaaagaaaaattataCCTTGAGAAACAACCTACAGTATCATGCAGTCCTCCAAACTGCTATTAAAAGGCCAAACAATTGTGAATTTAAACTATATGTACTGCATTTAATCTATATGCCCACTAGTTTGTAGCAGGTAAATAAGGGTTTTTTAACAGTAAAGCTAGAATTCTGTAACACCTTTAAAACATCAGTTTAAAAAGATCAGAATAATCTCTGATGATCACAAAACGTGAAAAAGTATTCTAAATAAGTGCTATACTTaatcaacctttttttttccttttctattCTTCGAACTTACCTCCAAATACAAACAGGCTCCATAAGATTCGTTGATTATAATATTGTCATGCTTGAAAGAAGGAAGCTAAAAGACAAAAATGGGAAACGGGAGCTGTGTAGTCTTTTAggttaaaaatattcaaatatatactgtaggttcacaAAACATAAACCCACGAAAACAGTAACTCCAAATTGTGTACTTTTCATATGTAAAGTGGCGTTTATTTTAAGAATTAGAACAGCATTTACCTAAACAATTCTGTTACACGTTATGGTATCAACTGAACTTAACTACAGTACCTCAGGAACTTTCTCAGTGAACAGGTATATCGCATGCTGCAAAtcacttttttaatattaaaagtaCTATACTCGGGAAACGGCTCAAACCCCACTTAACCAGACACTACAAAAATACACGGAAACCCACAAATAAAATGGATTCAAACACTAATATGTTTTAGAAAACGTTATAAAATGTGATATGAGATTTTTCCCCATGTTATTTTGCAACGCACTTCcccgataataataataataatctcatAACAAAAACGCAAAACAATTTACTTCACGAAGGGAAGAGAGTGGGATAAAATGGCCTCATTCACTTATTTCGGCTGCGAATACGCACCTGTCCCCTGGGGTTGATGTCCATAACATCCTTCGACTTGTGCTCCTGTTTTTCAAAAGAGAGCAATTTATTCTGGTAGCCCTGTAAATTCTTTTCTTCAAGGGTTATCATGACCCTCCAGCATGGTGGAGAGCCTGAACCCCAGTACAGTAGCATTTGTTTTGCCATTGTTTCGACAGttgcaaaaaacaaaccaaaaacgTATACAGCAAAGacagttctctctctctcctgctgtgTAAGCGCGACAAACGTCAACTAATGTACTACTAACAAAGCTTACACCCTCCTGTGGTTCAGCCAAAGAACACGTAAAGATTCGAGAAAGAACACCAGAAATTCGTATCCTGTTTAATCACAGCTCCATCTACAGTTGAAGGATTAGAAATGACCATAAAACTGTTCTTGTGTTCACCTAACAGCACGTTCAATATAGTACATTCAAGTTCATCTTCCTTCACCAGAGTTTTAAAATCCATTATTCTAGTCACAAAGAACTCATTTTGTGTCTCACACCCCATTACCACTAAATTGCCACTGTATTTTTTGTGGAGGGTCTTTTTTGTTAGGACAATGACACAAATAACTGTACAGATGAGCAACTCGTTAAAGTGTCATATTTTTGTTAtatgtgtctttttatcatgGTAATAGTGAAAATGTGGTATGAATCCACCCACAAATAGTCTGTATTTTAAATCTATCATTTACTTGAGTCATTATGTGTGATACATGAATTTACAACAATAAAACGTAGTAAGGTAGTTCTGCCCACCTATAATAGATTATTGTTTTCCTTATTTtgtaacagattttttttctatgtcAGTAAATTGTATATTTGAATAATTGTTATGGAAGTCAAATTTTAAGACTGTTATgaaattagattttaaaaaatgacctgGGGAAATGAATTCACTCACATCTTTCTAAATATGTGAAAGCAAATTA
This is a stretch of genomic DNA from Lepisosteus oculatus isolate fLepOcu1 chromosome 10, fLepOcu1.hap2, whole genome shotgun sequence. It encodes these proteins:
- the gstr gene encoding glutathione S-transferase rho, yielding MAKQMLLYWGSGSPPCWRVMITLEEKNLQGYQNKLLSFEKQEHKSKDVMDINPRGQLPSFKHDNIIINESYGACLYLENQFKSQGTQLIPDAAAEQALVYQRMFEVMTLHEKMADAIFYTWRVPEAERHDSALKRNREALAAELRIWEGYFQKMDSGSYVAGKNFTMADVMFIPQIAFVFRFGLSQEKYPKLAEYYSLVKERPSIKASWPPHWTENPQGSDTLKDL